One genomic segment of Halalkalicoccus tibetensis includes these proteins:
- a CDS encoding DUF2240 family protein, producing the protein MSLRVAVAAPFQGAGTGRMEESRFVVALSLDRDWFSPDQAKRLIDVAVSEGLLERDDGELAATFSVEDVEVPEGFAPDEDVLVERSPFERVLERVVAGGVEKRAAVARINELQGELGVTIEVAAVVFARREGIDVSEELPAIRATLNREG; encoded by the coding sequence ATGAGTCTGCGGGTCGCCGTCGCCGCGCCGTTCCAGGGCGCCGGGACGGGCCGGATGGAGGAGAGCCGCTTCGTCGTCGCCCTCTCGCTGGATCGCGATTGGTTCTCGCCGGATCAGGCCAAACGCCTGATCGACGTCGCCGTGAGCGAGGGGCTGCTCGAACGGGACGACGGCGAGCTGGCGGCCACCTTTTCCGTCGAGGACGTCGAGGTGCCCGAGGGGTTCGCGCCCGACGAGGACGTGCTCGTCGAGCGATCGCCGTTCGAGCGCGTCCTCGAACGGGTCGTCGCCGGCGGCGTCGAGAAACGGGCCGCCGTCGCCCGGATCAACGAGCTCCAGGGCGAGCTCGGGGTCACCATCGAGGTCGCGGCGGTGGTCTTCGCGCGCCGCGAGGGGATCGACGTGAGCGAGGAGCTGCCCGCGATCCGCGCGACGCTGAACCGGGAGGGCTAA
- a CDS encoding HAD family hydrolase, which produces MALRAVVFDLDYTLAVVSRDRSTLLAEASETTGIPVGFSREEYGAAHQRAHAHETRGPIFAELLGEGESGEALAEAYRNAIADCLEPIDGAESLIAELGERYAVGLLTNGPIEAQRDKLRTLGWEGLFDAAVITGELEEGKPHPRAFEAILEALEVPPEEAVYVGDSVEADVAGAAEAGITVVQVLYPGGPDPDPRADAHVDRGDLVEELPEVVAQFD; this is translated from the coding sequence ATGGCACTCAGAGCGGTCGTGTTCGATCTCGATTACACCCTCGCCGTGGTGTCTCGCGACCGGTCGACGCTGCTGGCGGAGGCCTCGGAGACGACCGGGATCCCCGTGGGGTTCTCCCGGGAGGAGTACGGCGCGGCCCACCAGCGGGCCCACGCCCACGAGACGCGCGGCCCGATCTTCGCGGAGCTGCTCGGGGAGGGGGAGTCGGGCGAGGCCCTCGCGGAGGCCTACCGGAACGCGATCGCCGACTGCCTCGAGCCGATCGACGGGGCCGAGTCGCTGATCGCGGAGCTCGGGGAGCGGTACGCGGTCGGCCTGCTCACCAACGGGCCGATCGAGGCCCAGCGCGACAAGCTCCGGACGCTCGGCTGGGAGGGGTTGTTCGACGCGGCCGTCATCACGGGCGAGCTCGAGGAGGGCAAACCCCACCCGAGGGCGTTCGAGGCGATCCTGGAGGCCCTGGAGGTCCCGCCCGAGGAGGCGGTCTACGTCGGCGACAGCGTCGAGGCCGACGTCGCCGGCGCCGCCGAGGCCGGCATCACCGTCGTCCAGGTGCTTTACCCCGGCGGGCCCGACCCCGACCCGCGCGCGGACGCCCACGTCGACCGGGGGGACCTCGTCGAGGAGCTCCCCGAGGTCGTCGCTCAGTTCGACTGA
- the phnE gene encoding phosphonate ABC transporter, permease protein PhnE, with translation MSTDTAASDRVLEKYEEIKRARRIRAAGAGVLIAVVALLFSRALSDVGFSVGELLYYLPTFAEALNQYFPVTTYYGIPFIDVGAYWEFIDDRNLIYGGYGGEVPFLGEAGITLAMGFAGTILGFPLALLFGVLGSERVTPFPFNFIFRGVMSSIRAIPALVWALIYVPLGGITPFTATLAIATDTIGNLGRLFTDELEEVEDGPIEAIQTTGANERQTIAFGMLSQVSTPFIAWTLYIFEINVRIAVTLGIIGGGGLGEILTVQQGLFNYTNMMATILVILVLIISVEMFSQRIRSHLRADDEPMGLLELLKGFPRRMAESLAK, from the coding sequence GTGAGCACCGACACCGCCGCGAGCGACCGCGTCCTCGAGAAGTACGAGGAGATAAAACGTGCCCGCCGGATCCGCGCCGCCGGCGCGGGCGTCCTGATCGCGGTCGTCGCGCTGCTGTTCAGCCGGGCGCTCTCTGACGTGGGCTTCTCGGTCGGCGAGCTGCTCTACTACCTCCCGACGTTCGCCGAGGCGCTCAACCAGTACTTCCCGGTGACGACCTACTACGGGATCCCGTTCATCGACGTCGGCGCCTACTGGGAGTTCATCGACGACCGAAACCTGATCTACGGCGGCTACGGCGGCGAGGTGCCGTTCCTGGGTGAGGCCGGGATCACGCTCGCGATGGGCTTTGCGGGGACGATCCTCGGGTTCCCGCTCGCGCTGCTGTTCGGCGTGCTCGGCAGCGAGCGCGTCACGCCGTTCCCCTTCAACTTCATCTTCCGGGGCGTCATGTCCTCGATCCGCGCGATCCCCGCGCTGGTCTGGGCGCTGATCTACGTCCCGCTCGGCGGAATCACCCCCTTCACGGCGACGCTCGCGATCGCGACCGACACGATCGGCAACCTGGGGCGGCTCTTCACCGACGAACTCGAGGAGGTCGAGGACGGCCCGATCGAGGCGATCCAGACCACCGGCGCGAACGAGCGCCAGACGATCGCCTTCGGGATGCTCAGCCAGGTCTCGACGCCGTTCATCGCCTGGACGCTCTACATCTTCGAGATCAACGTCCGCATCGCCGTCACCCTCGGGATCATCGGCGGGGGTGGCCTGGGCGAGATCCTGACCGTCCAGCAGGGGCTGTTCAACTACACCAACATGATGGCGACGATCCTGGTGATCCTCGTGCTGATCATCTCCGTCGAGATGTTCAGCCAGCGGATCCGCTCGCACCTGCGCGCGGACGACGAGCCGATGGGGCTCCTCGAGCTGCTCAAGGGCTTCCCGCGGCGGATGGCCGAGTCGCTCGCGAAGTAG
- a CDS encoding inositol monophosphatase: MDDLTRRAEVAERAARAGGELALSRFRDDIAVETKDGKTDVVTQADRDAQSEVIEVIREEFPDDAIVGEEEDELKEVPEEGPAWVIDPIDGTNNFVRDIRVWATSVAATIDGEPVAATNAMPALDDYYVADSEGTRLNGEPVSVSDRTDPETATVSPTLWWDFDHREDYADAVRAIVERFGDMRRFGCAQATLGMVATGALDGTLSDIRPNPWDTVAGVHLVRNAGGKATDVEGERWRHDSQGLVVSNGRVHESVLEAVRAVSHP; encoded by the coding sequence ATGGACGACCTGACCCGCAGAGCCGAAGTCGCCGAACGCGCCGCCCGCGCCGGCGGCGAGCTCGCGCTCTCGCGCTTTCGCGACGACATCGCCGTCGAGACGAAGGACGGGAAGACCGACGTCGTGACCCAGGCCGACCGGGACGCCCAGTCCGAAGTGATCGAGGTGATCCGCGAGGAGTTCCCCGACGACGCGATCGTCGGCGAGGAGGAGGACGAGCTCAAGGAAGTGCCCGAGGAGGGGCCCGCCTGGGTGATCGACCCGATCGACGGCACCAACAACTTCGTGCGGGACATCCGGGTCTGGGCGACCAGCGTCGCCGCGACGATCGACGGCGAGCCCGTCGCCGCGACCAACGCGATGCCCGCGCTCGACGACTACTACGTCGCCGACAGCGAGGGGACCCGACTGAACGGCGAGCCCGTGAGCGTCAGCGACCGGACCGACCCCGAAACCGCCACCGTCTCGCCGACGCTGTGGTGGGACTTCGACCACCGCGAGGACTACGCGGACGCGGTGCGGGCGATCGTCGAGCGCTTCGGCGACATGCGCCGCTTCGGCTGTGCGCAGGCCACCCTGGGCATGGTCGCGACCGGCGCGCTCGACGGGACGCTGAGCGACATCCGTCCGAACCCCTGGGATACCGTCGCGGGCGTCCACCTCGTGCGGAACGCCGGCGGGAAAGCCACGGACGTCGAGGGCGAGCGCTGGCGCCACGACAGCCAGGGGCTCGTCGTCTCGAACGGTCGTGTACACGAATCCGTTCTCGAAGCCGTTCGCGCCGTCAGTCATCCTTAG
- a CDS encoding phosphonate ABC transporter ATP-binding protein produces the protein MSSIRVEGLTKRFGDTVALRDVSFEIPEGEFVVVLGTSGSGKSTLLRCLNGLTRATEGEIFIGDEPVTGPREDVSMVFQQHNIIGQMSAYGNALTGSLARTPFLRSLLQMNSREDKLRALEALETVGLLEESRQRARQMSGGQQQRVGIARALVQESSTLLADEPVASLDPASAGTVMEYLRTAATERGLTALVSLHQVNLARQFGQRFIGLSDGELVFDGYRDEFTVDEIDRIYGEIDTESLISDSDDASEAVTS, from the coding sequence ATGAGTTCGATACGGGTCGAGGGGCTGACCAAACGGTTCGGCGACACGGTCGCGCTCCGGGACGTCTCCTTCGAGATCCCCGAGGGCGAGTTCGTGGTCGTCCTCGGGACGTCGGGGTCGGGGAAGTCGACGCTGCTTCGGTGTCTGAACGGGCTGACGCGGGCGACTGAGGGCGAGATCTTCATCGGCGACGAGCCGGTGACCGGACCGCGCGAGGACGTCTCGATGGTGTTCCAGCAGCACAACATCATCGGCCAGATGAGCGCCTACGGCAACGCGCTGACGGGCTCGCTCGCGCGGACGCCCTTCCTCCGGAGCCTCCTGCAGATGAACAGCCGCGAGGACAAGCTCCGCGCGCTCGAGGCCCTCGAGACCGTCGGGCTGCTCGAGGAGTCGCGCCAACGCGCCCGCCAGATGAGCGGCGGGCAACAACAGCGCGTGGGGATCGCCCGCGCGCTCGTCCAGGAGTCCTCGACGCTGCTGGCCGACGAGCCGGTCGCGAGCCTCGACCCCGCGAGCGCGGGGACGGTCATGGAGTACCTCCGAACGGCCGCCACCGAGCGCGGGCTCACCGCGCTGGTGAGCCTCCATCAGGTGAACCTCGCCCGGCAGTTCGGCCAGCGCTTCATCGGACTTTCCGACGGCGAGCTCGTCTTCGACGGCTACCGCGACGAGTTCACCGTCGACGAGATCGACCGGATCTACGGCGAGATCGACACCGAGAGCCTGATCAGCGACTCCGACGACGCCTCGGAGGCGGTCACCTCGTGA
- a CDS encoding HD domain-containing protein, whose translation MQAIKDGIHDYIELDGLSRELLDTAPVQRLRHVRQLSTVSLVYPSANHTRFEHSLGVYHLARVAADRLGLDPGDAERVRAAALLHDVGHGPYGHQTEGVIERRLGRHHDEVGDLLAGEVGKVLEAHGHDPEGVAALVAGEGRYGDLISGDLDVDRLDYLVRDAHHTGVPYGTIDHGRVLRALRFRDGDLVLAAGNLRTAESVLIARTLMTATVYCHHVSRIAGAMLDRASEGLLEAGACDPERFARFTDHELLDALAARGETAGFARRLRGRDLYKRALWLDWEAVPGELVDLEYGTVRELEGEIAAAAGCDRREVILDVPARPSMPEAGIRVVVGDRVEPLSDASSLVSGLDACVRDGWRLGVYAPEGEVGAVEAAARRVLGIDEGATGSGSDAF comes from the coding sequence ATGCAGGCGATCAAGGACGGCATCCACGACTACATCGAACTCGACGGGCTCTCCCGGGAGCTGCTCGACACCGCCCCCGTCCAGCGGCTCCGCCACGTCCGCCAGCTCAGCACCGTCTCGCTGGTCTACCCCTCCGCGAACCACACCCGATTCGAACACTCCCTGGGGGTGTACCACCTCGCACGCGTCGCGGCCGACCGCCTCGGGCTCGACCCCGGGGACGCCGAACGGGTGCGGGCCGCCGCCCTGCTGCACGACGTCGGTCACGGCCCCTACGGCCACCAGACCGAAGGGGTGATCGAGCGCCGGCTGGGCCGACACCACGACGAGGTCGGCGACCTCCTGGCGGGCGAGGTCGGCAAGGTCCTCGAGGCTCACGGGCACGATCCCGAGGGGGTCGCGGCCCTGGTCGCCGGCGAGGGACGGTACGGGGACCTGATCTCGGGCGATCTGGACGTCGATCGCCTCGACTACCTGGTGCGCGACGCCCACCACACCGGCGTCCCCTACGGCACGATCGACCACGGGCGGGTGCTGCGGGCGCTTCGCTTTCGCGACGGCGACCTCGTGCTCGCGGCGGGGAACCTCCGGACCGCCGAGAGCGTCCTGATCGCGCGCACCCTGATGACCGCGACGGTCTATTGCCACCACGTCTCGCGGATCGCGGGCGCGATGCTCGACCGGGCCTCGGAGGGGCTGCTCGAGGCGGGCGCGTGCGACCCCGAGCGGTTCGCCCGCTTCACGGATCACGAGCTGCTCGACGCGCTCGCGGCCCGCGGGGAGACGGCCGGGTTCGCCCGCCGGCTGCGCGGGCGCGACCTCTATAAGCGCGCGCTCTGGCTCGACTGGGAGGCGGTCCCCGGCGAGCTGGTCGACCTCGAGTACGGGACGGTGCGGGAACTCGAGGGCGAGATCGCGGCGGCTGCCGGCTGTGACCGCCGCGAGGTGATCCTCGACGTCCCCGCCCGGCCCTCGATGCCCGAGGCCGGGATACGCGTCGTGGTCGGCGACCGGGTCGAGCCCCTCTCGGATGCCTCCTCGCTGGTCTCGGGGCTCGACGCCTGCGTCCGCGACGGCTGGCGCCTCGGCGTCTACGCTCCCGAGGGCGAGGTCGGGGCGGTCGAGGCGGCCGCCCGGCGCGTCCTCGGGATCGACGAGGGGGCTACCGGTAGCGGTTCAGACGCTTTTTGA
- the pyrF gene encoding orotidine-5'-phosphate decarboxylase produces the protein MTATFFDRLGERIRERDSVLCVGLDPDPSRLPDHLRDRDLPRWAFNRRIIDATHEHAAAYKPNAAFYEDDDGWRALTETIAYAHGKGVPVVLDAKRADIGNTARQYAGLVGDRAHAADAITVNPYMGRDSLEPFLSREGAGVFVLCRTSNPGGSDLQDLELASGEAVYERVAALADLWNGNGNVGLVVGATAPEELEELREQVPDLPFLVPGVGSQGGDAEAAVEFGLAEGVGLVNSSRGIIFAAEGGPNEDEGFEKAAGEAAKRLKKRLNRYR, from the coding sequence ATGACCGCGACGTTCTTCGACCGGCTCGGCGAGCGGATCCGCGAGCGCGATTCGGTCCTCTGTGTCGGCCTCGACCCCGACCCGAGCAGGCTCCCCGACCATCTCCGGGACCGCGACCTGCCCCGGTGGGCGTTCAACCGCCGGATCATCGACGCGACTCACGAGCACGCCGCCGCCTACAAGCCCAACGCCGCCTTCTACGAGGACGACGACGGATGGCGCGCGCTGACCGAGACGATCGCCTACGCCCACGGCAAGGGCGTTCCCGTCGTGCTCGACGCCAAGCGCGCCGACATCGGCAACACCGCCCGTCAGTACGCGGGGCTCGTTGGCGACCGCGCCCACGCCGCGGACGCCATCACCGTCAACCCCTACATGGGCCGCGACTCTCTAGAGCCGTTCCTCTCGCGGGAGGGTGCGGGCGTGTTCGTGCTCTGTCGGACCTCGAACCCCGGGGGGAGCGACCTCCAGGACCTCGAACTGGCCTCCGGCGAGGCCGTCTACGAGCGGGTCGCCGCGCTCGCGGACCTCTGGAACGGCAACGGCAACGTCGGGCTGGTGGTCGGCGCGACCGCACCCGAGGAGCTCGAGGAACTCAGGGAACAGGTTCCGGACCTGCCCTTCCTCGTGCCCGGCGTCGGCTCGCAGGGCGGGGACGCAGAGGCCGCGGTCGAGTTCGGGCTCGCTGAGGGGGTGGGGCTAGTCAACTCCTCGCGGGGGATCATCTTCGCGGCGGAGGGCGGGCCCAACGAGGACGAGGGGTTCGAGAAGGCCGCCGGCGAGGCCGCGAAACGCCTCAAAAAGCGTCTGAACCGCTACCGGTAG
- a CDS encoding PhnD/SsuA/transferrin family substrate-binding protein: MRQISGDGRGRRAFLKTAGAVGIAGLAGCSGEDGGNGGDDGVDEDADPEEDNVIRFILNPAESDVDMEQQYAPLFDYLEEETGAEVDSTLTSSYSATLSAIRDGHGEIADASPSVAIAGSDIVDVIGIRVAYGADRYFSLIGTTPDSGIEELSDLEGENVGFADNLSVSGSLFPLSMLQEGGLDVGNAPDGDPVDFTAEYSDHDQARETLINRDEVAAAGVGAFSLTPHIPEEQFPDEFMEISAEADNAGTAVDEAELRLLDVSDPIPRAPLLSRSDWEGDLRDDVEEALLSATEEDLIDEDAEEDEQLWFTGVEEGSIDDYEPIQDVMDALDLEFGDIE; this comes from the coding sequence ATGCGTCAGATCAGCGGCGACGGACGGGGGCGACGGGCGTTCTTGAAAACGGCGGGGGCGGTCGGGATCGCCGGCCTGGCCGGCTGTAGCGGCGAGGACGGCGGAAACGGCGGGGACGACGGCGTCGACGAGGACGCCGACCCGGAGGAGGACAACGTCATCCGGTTCATCCTCAACCCCGCCGAGTCCGACGTGGACATGGAACAGCAGTACGCGCCGCTGTTCGACTACCTCGAGGAGGAGACCGGCGCGGAGGTCGACTCGACGCTGACGAGCAGCTACAGCGCGACGCTGTCGGCGATCCGCGACGGCCACGGCGAGATCGCCGACGCCTCGCCCTCGGTGGCGATCGCCGGCAGCGACATCGTCGACGTGATCGGGATTCGGGTGGCCTACGGCGCCGATCGGTACTTCTCGCTGATCGGGACGACCCCCGATAGCGGGATCGAGGAGCTGTCGGATCTCGAGGGCGAGAACGTCGGCTTCGCGGACAACCTCTCGGTCAGCGGGAGCCTCTTCCCGCTGTCCATGCTCCAGGAGGGCGGCCTCGACGTCGGGAACGCCCCCGACGGCGACCCGGTCGACTTCACCGCCGAGTACTCGGACCACGACCAGGCCCGCGAGACGCTGATCAACCGCGACGAGGTCGCCGCCGCGGGGGTGGGCGCGTTCTCGCTGACGCCCCACATCCCCGAGGAGCAGTTCCCCGACGAGTTCATGGAGATCTCCGCTGAGGCCGACAACGCCGGCACGGCCGTCGACGAGGCCGAGCTCCGGCTGCTCGACGTGAGCGATCCGATCCCCCGCGCGCCGCTGCTCTCGCGCTCGGACTGGGAGGGCGACCTCCGGGACGACGTCGAGGAGGCGCTGCTCTCGGCGACCGAGGAGGACCTCATCGACGAGGACGCCGAGGAGGACGAACAGCTCTGGTTCACCGGCGTCGAGGAGGGCTCCATCGACGACTACGAGCCGATCCAGGACGTGATGGACGCGCTGGACCTGGAGTTCGGCGACATCGAGTAG
- a CDS encoding J domain-containing protein — protein MTGSRLLVGLASVFAGTAVVMVVLSSAYRTPVPLAIALPFGATGYLLWYQGTGRLAARMRERASRPDDRSRARTGADQRAAGRQRARGGARSRRGRGRAPPTSSGPTRREAYRTLDLDPGAGEGEIKRAYREKVKATHPDRGGSEEAFKEVSNAYDRLTD, from the coding sequence GTGACCGGATCGCGGCTGCTCGTCGGGCTCGCCTCGGTGTTCGCCGGGACCGCCGTCGTCATGGTCGTGCTGTCGTCGGCCTACCGGACGCCGGTTCCGTTAGCGATCGCGCTGCCCTTCGGCGCAACCGGCTACCTGCTGTGGTACCAGGGAACCGGCCGGCTCGCCGCCCGGATGCGCGAACGCGCCAGCCGGCCCGACGACCGAAGCCGAGCCCGGACGGGGGCGGACCAGCGTGCCGCCGGCCGCCAGCGAGCCCGGGGCGGTGCCCGTTCTCGCCGGGGCCGCGGGCGTGCTCCCCCCACCTCCTCGGGCCCGACCCGCCGCGAGGCCTACCGAACGCTGGACCTCGACCCCGGCGCCGGGGAGGGCGAGATCAAGCGCGCCTACCGCGAGAAGGTCAAGGCCACCCATCCCGATCGGGGCGGCAGCGAGGAGGCGTTCAAGGAGGTCTCGAACGCTTACGACCGGCTGACCGACTGA
- a CDS encoding 30S ribosomal protein S8e, giving the protein MNDHGRSTRKRTGGRLRPMKKRKKHQIGRGPTETQVGEKKFKTIDARGNSRKVRAIATDVASVSVDGEVRSASIQDVVENPANPNYVRRNIITKGALIETSEGPARVTSRPGQDGQVNAVLEE; this is encoded by the coding sequence ATGAACGATCACGGCCGTTCGACGCGGAAGCGGACCGGCGGGCGACTGCGACCGATGAAGAAGCGAAAGAAACACCAGATCGGGCGCGGCCCCACCGAGACGCAGGTCGGCGAGAAGAAGTTCAAGACCATCGACGCCCGGGGCAACAGCCGGAAGGTCCGCGCGATCGCGACCGACGTCGCGAGCGTCTCGGTCGACGGCGAGGTCCGAAGCGCGTCGATCCAGGACGTCGTCGAGAACCCCGCGAACCCCAACTACGTCCGCCGGAACATCATCACGAAGGGCGCGCTGATCGAGACCTCGGAGGGTCCCGCCCGCGTCACCTCCCGTCCCGGCCAGGACGGCCAGGTCAACGCCGTCCTCGAGGAGTAG
- a CDS encoding PhoU domain-containing protein yields the protein MDTRKVQVTGGSTFTVSIPKEWATENGVEAGTEVAFYPDGESLLLSPRRGDEAVEGSLDIGDLHGRDLTRAVVTMYVSGFDVIHLETDQITADQRRSVRDATQALVGLEVVEETGENVVLQDLLDSGQLSVHNAVTRMRLIATTMLADAVEALIEDDDELAADVIERDDDVDRLWFMVSRVFRSTLRNPGAAAEIGLGREACFDYHSSARQLERIADHSSKIATIALDLGEIPEEVAEALTALHEDSVAVVEESMDAFLEDDSGRATRLANQAREDVEALDEHTRTVDDEIRELDDAHQAQFLGLVVDSLSRTADYGGNIAETALQKAAPRP from the coding sequence ATGGATACGAGGAAGGTACAGGTCACCGGGGGGTCGACGTTCACCGTCTCGATCCCCAAGGAGTGGGCGACCGAGAACGGCGTCGAGGCGGGGACGGAAGTCGCGTTCTACCCCGACGGCGAGTCGCTGTTGCTCTCGCCGCGCCGGGGCGACGAGGCCGTCGAGGGCTCGCTCGACATCGGCGACCTCCACGGACGGGACCTCACGCGGGCGGTAGTGACGATGTACGTCAGCGGTTTCGACGTCATCCACCTCGAGACGGACCAGATCACGGCCGACCAACGGCGCAGCGTCCGCGACGCGACCCAGGCGCTCGTCGGCCTCGAGGTCGTCGAGGAGACCGGCGAGAACGTCGTGCTTCAGGACCTGCTCGATTCGGGCCAGCTCTCGGTGCACAACGCCGTCACGCGGATGCGCCTGATCGCGACGACGATGCTCGCCGACGCCGTCGAGGCGCTGATCGAGGACGACGACGAGCTCGCGGCCGACGTCATCGAGCGCGACGACGACGTCGACCGGCTCTGGTTCATGGTCTCGCGGGTCTTCCGCTCCACCCTCCGAAACCCCGGTGCCGCTGCGGAGATCGGGCTCGGCCGGGAGGCGTGTTTCGACTACCACTCGAGCGCCCGCCAGCTCGAGCGGATCGCCGACCACTCCTCGAAGATCGCGACGATCGCGCTCGACCTCGGGGAGATCCCCGAGGAGGTCGCCGAGGCGCTGACGGCGCTGCACGAGGACAGCGTCGCCGTCGTCGAGGAGTCGATGGACGCCTTCCTCGAGGACGACAGCGGGCGGGCGACCCGGCTCGCGAACCAGGCCCGCGAGGACGTCGAGGCGCTCGATGAACACACCCGGACGGTCGACGACGAGATCCGCGAGCTCGACGACGCCCACCAGGCGCAGTTCCTCGGGCTGGTCGTCGACTCGCTCTCCAGAACGGCGGACTACGGGGGCAACATCGCCGAGACGGCTCTCCAGAAGGCCGCGCCGCGGCCGTAG
- a CDS encoding GTPBP1 family GTP-binding protein, whose amino-acid sequence MSPDRAVLREAIEHGEREGGRVEFKERLTRTEHLQEGRMESLAAQLRHRVLSGDGEATYVVGVTDAGGIAGISPDAFSESMDVLSLLAEEASAHIHDVQTWGVDSADGGDGLVGVATLRNGAMLETDDDHVVIGTAGHVDHGKSTLVGSLVTGQRDDGEGSTRGFLDVQPHEVERGLSADLSYAVYGFRDGEPVRMDNPHRKDDRANVVRESDRLVSFVDTVGHEPWLRTTIRGLVGQKLDYGLLTVAADDGPTRTTREHLGVLLATDLPTIVAITKADLVDEERLDEVAREVERLLRDVGRTPLPVARYGVSAALEEIDETVVPILRTSAVTGQGIDSMDAILERLPKRASEDGEFRMYIDRTYSVTGVGAVASGTVKSGVVEAGDELLLGPLADGSFAEVEARSIEMHYHRVDEARSGRIVGIALKGVREADIERGMVLLPREADPEPVREFEAEVMVLNHPTRIGTGYEPVIHLETISEAGVFTPSEGRLLPGDTGTTRVRFKFRPYLVEEGQRFVFREGQSKGVGTVTGVNPTD is encoded by the coding sequence ATGAGCCCCGACCGAGCCGTGTTGCGCGAGGCGATCGAACACGGCGAGAGGGAGGGTGGGCGCGTCGAGTTCAAGGAACGGCTCACCCGGACCGAGCACCTCCAAGAAGGCCGAATGGAGAGTCTGGCCGCACAGCTGCGCCATCGCGTGCTGTCGGGCGATGGCGAGGCGACCTACGTCGTCGGCGTCACCGACGCGGGCGGGATCGCCGGCATCAGCCCCGACGCCTTCTCCGAGTCGATGGACGTCCTCTCGCTGCTCGCCGAGGAGGCGAGCGCCCACATCCACGACGTCCAGACGTGGGGGGTGGACAGCGCGGACGGCGGGGACGGACTCGTGGGAGTCGCGACCCTCCGAAACGGCGCGATGCTCGAGACCGACGACGACCACGTCGTGATCGGCACCGCCGGCCACGTCGACCACGGCAAGAGCACGCTCGTGGGGTCGCTGGTGACCGGCCAGCGCGACGACGGCGAGGGCAGCACCCGCGGCTTCCTCGACGTCCAGCCCCACGAGGTCGAGCGCGGCCTCTCGGCGGACCTCTCCTATGCCGTCTACGGCTTTCGCGACGGCGAGCCCGTCCGGATGGACAACCCCCACCGCAAGGACGACCGCGCGAACGTCGTTCGGGAATCCGACCGGCTGGTCTCGTTCGTCGACACCGTGGGCCACGAGCCGTGGCTCCGAACCACGATTCGAGGCTTGGTCGGTCAGAAGCTCGATTACGGGCTGCTGACGGTGGCGGCCGACGACGGGCCCACCCGGACCACCCGCGAGCATCTGGGCGTCCTGCTGGCGACCGACCTGCCGACGATCGTCGCGATCACGAAGGCCGACCTGGTGGACGAGGAGCGCCTCGACGAGGTGGCCCGCGAGGTCGAGCGCCTGCTCCGGGACGTGGGGCGTACCCCCCTGCCGGTGGCACGCTACGGCGTGAGCGCGGCCCTCGAGGAGATCGACGAGACGGTCGTGCCGATCCTCCGGACGAGCGCCGTCACCGGCCAGGGGATCGACTCGATGGACGCGATCCTCGAACGGCTCCCCAAGCGCGCGAGCGAGGACGGCGAGTTCCGGATGTACATCGACCGCACCTACTCCGTCACCGGCGTCGGCGCGGTCGCCTCGGGCACCGTCAAGTCGGGCGTCGTCGAGGCCGGCGACGAGCTCCTCCTCGGTCCGCTGGCCGACGGCTCGTTCGCGGAGGTCGAGGCCCGATCGATCGAGATGCACTACCACCGCGTCGACGAGGCCCGCTCGGGGCGGATCGTCGGGATCGCGCTCAAGGGGGTCAGGGAAGCCGACATCGAACGGGGGATGGTGCTCCTCCCTCGGGAAGCCGACCCCGAACCCGTCCGGGAGTTCGAGGCCGAGGTGATGGTGCTCAACCACCCGACCCGGATCGGGACGGGCTACGAACCGGTGATCCACCTCGAGACCATCAGCGAGGCGGGGGTCTTCACGCCCTCGGAGGGACGCCTGCTCCCGGGCGATACCGGCACCACGCGGGTGCGCTTCAAGTTCCGGCCCTACCTCGTCGAGGAGGGCCAGCGCTTCGTCTTCCGCGAGGGCCAGAGCAAGGGCGTCGGCACCGTCACCGGCGTGAACCCGACCGACTGA